One stretch of Longimicrobiaceae bacterium DNA includes these proteins:
- a CDS encoding ATP-binding protein: MSIAGTRSSQGDEYQLRIALHWTIRLLSDSAIEAVQAESTGIPGEELSVRIDDVVIIFTGGRRIHIQAKKNQPEHSTWSLRDRSLQEELLKARDQLESHPQAEVHFYSQTPFGDLHRLAETVRSFPDKAAFIAGAAGSVKGILTRFAKIVSRDESAALQLGARIFFGPAHTFEEWDRLNLSDLARVVPNPATARDVLERLLSSHQAKLRGAPFLLCKDDVVSALEAHGLYLTPPYSDAETITAFRTASAIGREWIRTVDGEHFTRSAVGAVLRAIDEGRRSVLLTDRPGGGKTCVLLDLADQVESDPGAVLLFIKADLFAEASSEEDLQRRGMPSDVVGRCARLAVHRRVVVIIDSLDVLSLHRSHGSLRLFLGLIDRLRTIDGLTVVAACRDFDLHYDPHLRGRTWGETVIIEPLDFDSQVAPLLARWNVAAGELTEEFRQLLQVPQHLRIFERVARSSASGLSNVTSAYHLYERYLQEIVAADPLLGAPAMAALACMAERLVERRTLTVARATLDGWLNEQAGPETDQLVRRLISQEVLSEPRPGTLSFSHQSLLDCLAVYGALSRSETLLEFIRSKLPVPFIRPTVRVFFFYLRAQDPSRFRQQVRATLHAESLAYHLRRLVAESLAEIVPEDDDWPLLRWLLRTHPDLFGRLLGAMRGDAWLQILTSHVLPLVRGEADLREQWLLPLASHLRTWVQAHPAAVVQIWRDALGDVLANSRERRSQLTWIILNSLDAADVWQTEGIRELLEAMLDERSEDHRYALGRAISSFVRSTDGGDDLLWRFLTPAGAPEPPHVDYDSGDRVTLGALRFNRHEIRDGLLETRLTESDWLLDRFMETVVPPHESRDQAGDDWSDDADGTRIRSGNLGSTSYRRRHSRGVLLRYESENFLLDVVEQALTTRAARDDAWWREHEPLLRMRPDLGLRYLLLQAYRANPMANADGVAAQLCDPELLRAGDLDHELGELTLAAYPYLPDDAQEQHQRLVLGLYHLAPEVEWRDGLAQKMYEFLLWVPRPFRLAETQEFLDEWEPRFGPGRPSPRLHISDLPEETLLTVDGLLQLSPEGLVRVARFLDAGVGTARMGEFEYGRGRHSLQRVLRGAAEVEPVRMLDLIDELSDAGVDDGYIDAVVDGVANHLRYRFGSLKPAGDWTPREPLPDGGALATRLLDLLDQYPVLWSFRSTASDVAEACAHVLLDEVGASRLTALLYDLSQRLAVPDSTSEHVESQSADDRSDRLLHEAINQPRGVAAIAAVNFCNHLIEHERPIPDLLIRTIHTFAGDPEPSTRTGVLRSLPFTVWARPEVGWPIVESVLRSDPEMPRATPPTLWRYLEPVLYYQYYQHFDRVAPLLNRLCLEALESAAETYGRISALSWLTGHITAEQIFEHLAGTPEGAWKGTAQVLCANVESAASRAECRRGLLQMLQREDVPAAAADQVAHAFSDKGPGAQFTAEIALALISARGEREAPTPGGDKSVRLSGVVDWVALESAKNPLSALGVVEALANVFEREGRMSLYNAGDLVTALSAVLREAEEMDDCELLLRVLAIQDKLLRQGLSEVDELLNRAARP; the protein is encoded by the coding sequence ATGAGCATCGCCGGAACCCGCTCCTCGCAGGGTGACGAGTACCAGCTGCGAATAGCCCTGCACTGGACCATTCGACTGCTGAGCGACTCGGCCATCGAAGCCGTTCAGGCCGAATCGACGGGAATACCGGGGGAGGAGTTATCGGTTCGCATTGACGATGTGGTGATCATTTTCACGGGTGGGCGCCGGATCCACATCCAGGCGAAGAAGAACCAGCCTGAGCACTCCACCTGGTCTCTCCGGGACCGCTCGCTCCAGGAGGAACTCCTCAAGGCTCGCGACCAGCTCGAAAGCCATCCGCAGGCCGAGGTACACTTCTACTCTCAGACTCCGTTCGGTGATTTACACCGGCTAGCGGAGACTGTACGGAGCTTTCCCGATAAGGCCGCGTTCATTGCCGGAGCGGCTGGTAGCGTGAAAGGAATTCTCACACGGTTTGCGAAGATTGTCAGCCGAGACGAGTCGGCGGCGCTGCAGCTGGGCGCCAGAATCTTCTTCGGCCCGGCGCATACGTTCGAGGAATGGGACCGGCTGAATCTCTCCGATCTCGCTCGTGTCGTTCCCAATCCGGCGACCGCGCGCGACGTCCTGGAGCGTCTGCTCAGCAGTCATCAGGCGAAGCTTCGCGGCGCTCCCTTCCTCCTCTGCAAGGACGATGTCGTTTCCGCCCTGGAGGCTCACGGGCTGTACTTGACGCCCCCGTACAGCGATGCGGAGACCATCACCGCTTTCCGCACGGCTTCTGCGATCGGCCGGGAGTGGATCCGCACGGTGGATGGTGAACACTTTACGCGGTCTGCGGTCGGCGCGGTGCTCCGCGCGATTGACGAGGGTCGCCGCAGCGTCCTCCTGACGGACAGGCCCGGGGGAGGGAAGACCTGCGTGCTCCTTGATCTCGCGGATCAGGTCGAGAGCGACCCGGGTGCGGTGCTGCTCTTCATCAAGGCCGACCTTTTCGCGGAGGCGTCGTCCGAGGAGGATCTCCAGAGACGGGGGATGCCCAGCGACGTCGTGGGGAGGTGCGCACGCCTTGCCGTTCATCGCCGGGTCGTCGTCATCATCGACTCTCTGGACGTCCTGTCGTTGCATCGGAGCCACGGCTCGCTCCGCCTCTTCCTGGGGTTGATCGACCGGCTCCGGACTATCGACGGATTGACGGTCGTGGCGGCCTGCCGGGACTTCGACCTCCACTACGATCCGCATCTTCGCGGACGTACCTGGGGCGAAACCGTGATAATTGAGCCGCTCGACTTTGACTCCCAGGTCGCACCGCTGCTCGCGCGCTGGAACGTCGCCGCGGGTGAGCTGACGGAGGAGTTCAGACAGCTGCTCCAAGTCCCGCAGCACCTCCGCATCTTCGAGAGGGTTGCCCGCAGCTCGGCTTCGGGACTGAGCAATGTCACCTCGGCGTACCACCTGTACGAGCGGTACCTCCAGGAGATCGTCGCGGCCGATCCCCTGCTCGGAGCGCCCGCCATGGCCGCGCTGGCTTGCATGGCCGAGCGCTTGGTCGAGCGGCGGACGCTCACCGTCGCCAGGGCTACGCTGGACGGCTGGCTGAACGAGCAAGCTGGACCCGAGACGGACCAGCTCGTCCGACGCTTGATCAGCCAGGAGGTCCTCTCGGAGCCCCGTCCCGGCACCCTCTCGTTCAGTCACCAGTCGCTCCTCGACTGTCTCGCAGTCTACGGTGCGCTGTCCCGCAGCGAGACGCTGCTCGAGTTCATCCGCAGCAAGCTCCCCGTGCCGTTCATCCGGCCGACCGTGCGGGTGTTCTTCTTCTATCTGCGCGCACAGGACCCATCACGATTCCGACAGCAGGTCCGCGCTACCCTCCACGCCGAGTCGTTGGCATACCACCTTCGGCGCCTCGTGGCGGAGTCGCTCGCGGAGATCGTCCCAGAGGATGACGACTGGCCCCTTCTTCGGTGGCTCCTCAGAACGCATCCGGATCTCTTCGGTCGGTTGCTCGGAGCGATGCGGGGTGATGCATGGCTGCAGATCCTCACCTCACACGTGCTCCCGCTCGTGCGCGGCGAGGCCGACCTCCGCGAGCAGTGGCTCCTCCCGCTCGCCTCCCACCTTCGTACATGGGTCCAGGCCCACCCGGCGGCGGTCGTGCAGATCTGGCGTGACGCGCTGGGCGATGTCCTTGCGAACTCGCGGGAGCGTCGCTCGCAACTTACGTGGATCATCCTCAACAGCCTGGATGCGGCGGACGTGTGGCAAACGGAAGGGATCCGCGAACTGCTTGAGGCAATGCTGGACGAGCGGAGCGAAGATCACCGGTACGCGCTCGGCCGCGCAATATCGTCGTTCGTGCGCTCCACCGACGGTGGAGATGACCTACTGTGGAGGTTCTTGACTCCCGCCGGGGCGCCAGAGCCCCCGCACGTGGATTACGATTCCGGAGATCGCGTCACCCTGGGAGCCTTGCGGTTCAATCGGCACGAGATTCGGGACGGGCTCCTGGAGACTCGGCTGACGGAGTCGGACTGGCTTCTTGATCGCTTCATGGAGACCGTCGTACCCCCGCACGAGAGTCGCGACCAAGCCGGTGATGATTGGAGCGACGACGCAGATGGAACGCGGATCCGCTCCGGGAATCTGGGCAGCACATCTTACCGACGCCGCCACAGCCGCGGCGTCCTTTTGCGGTACGAAAGCGAGAACTTCCTGCTCGACGTTGTCGAGCAGGCATTGACGACTCGCGCCGCCCGCGACGACGCGTGGTGGCGCGAGCATGAGCCACTCCTGCGGATGCGGCCCGATCTGGGGCTCCGGTACCTCCTGCTCCAGGCATACCGCGCTAATCCGATGGCAAATGCCGACGGAGTGGCCGCGCAACTCTGCGACCCGGAGCTCCTGCGGGCTGGTGACCTCGACCACGAACTCGGGGAATTAACCCTCGCCGCGTACCCCTACCTTCCGGATGACGCCCAGGAGCAACATCAACGGCTGGTGCTGGGCTTGTATCATCTCGCCCCGGAGGTCGAGTGGCGCGACGGCCTTGCCCAGAAGATGTACGAGTTCCTCCTGTGGGTGCCTCGTCCGTTTCGTCTTGCAGAAACGCAGGAATTCCTGGACGAGTGGGAGCCGCGATTCGGCCCCGGGCGGCCGTCGCCGCGCCTCCATATCTCGGACCTACCTGAGGAGACGCTGCTCACCGTCGACGGGCTGCTCCAGCTCTCGCCCGAGGGGCTGGTCCGGGTGGCGAGATTCTTGGATGCCGGGGTTGGCACGGCGAGGATGGGCGAGTTCGAGTATGGAAGAGGTCGTCATTCGCTACAGAGAGTCCTCCGCGGCGCAGCCGAGGTCGAGCCCGTCCGGATGCTGGACCTGATCGATGAACTCAGCGATGCCGGGGTAGACGACGGATACATCGACGCTGTGGTCGACGGCGTAGCAAACCATCTTCGCTACCGATTCGGGAGTCTGAAGCCCGCCGGTGACTGGACGCCGCGGGAGCCCCTTCCCGACGGCGGAGCTCTCGCGACCCGCCTGCTGGACCTGCTCGACCAGTATCCCGTCCTATGGTCGTTCCGGAGTACCGCGAGCGATGTAGCGGAGGCGTGCGCTCACGTCCTGCTCGACGAGGTCGGCGCCTCGCGGCTGACCGCGTTGTTGTACGACTTGAGCCAGCGCCTGGCTGTGCCGGACAGCACCAGCGAACACGTTGAGTCGCAGTCCGCGGATGATCGGAGCGACCGGCTACTGCACGAGGCGATCAACCAGCCCCGCGGTGTCGCCGCGATCGCAGCGGTGAACTTCTGCAATCACCTGATCGAGCACGAGCGGCCGATTCCGGACCTCCTGATTCGTACGATTCATACCTTCGCTGGGGATCCTGAGCCATCCACTCGGACGGGTGTGCTCCGGAGTCTCCCCTTTACGGTGTGGGCTCGCCCGGAGGTCGGCTGGCCCATCGTGGAGTCGGTTCTCCGCTCGGATCCGGAGATGCCCCGGGCCACGCCGCCGACGCTCTGGCGATACCTGGAGCCGGTGCTCTATTATCAGTACTATCAGCACTTTGATCGCGTTGCGCCTCTCCTGAACCGCCTGTGCCTGGAAGCGCTCGAATCCGCGGCCGAGACCTACGGGCGTATCTCGGCGCTCTCCTGGCTCACTGGCCACATCACGGCCGAGCAGATCTTTGAACATCTGGCTGGAACTCCCGAAGGCGCATGGAAGGGGACGGCGCAAGTACTCTGCGCGAATGTAGAGAGCGCGGCCTCCCGGGCGGAGTGCCGCCGCGGCCTCCTCCAGATGCTCCAGCGGGAAGATGTGCCGGCCGCGGCAGCCGACCAGGTCGCCCACGCATTCAGTGACAAGGGTCCGGGGGCGCAATTCACCGCGGAGATCGCCTTAGCCCTCATTTCGGCGAGAGGGGAGCGCGAGGCTCCCACTCCTGGAGGGGATAAGTCCGTCAGGCTGAGTGGGGTAGTGGATTGGGTTGCCCTTGAGTCTGCGAAGAACCCGCTGTCTGCGCTGGGCGTGGTCGAAGCGCTAGCAAACGTGTTCGAGCGGGAAGGGCGGATGTCTCTCTACAACGCCGGCGATCTGGTGACAGCGCTATCGGCGGTCCTGCGCGAAGCAGAGGAAATGGATGACTGTGAGCTCCTCCTCCGTGTGCTCGCGATTCAGGACAAGCTCCTGCGCCAGGGGCTTTCCGAAGTAGATGAGCTCCTGAACCGTGCGGCGCGACCATGA